The following coding sequences are from one Bradyrhizobium sp. 200 window:
- a CDS encoding conjugal transfer protein TraD: protein MRAWQVERRKRTRHLIELGGLVVKAGVVGLTGDDRAIILGALLWMADRLKSNQGEQARVLWAARGKQAFDMDSATHVRTDR from the coding sequence ATGCGTGCATGGCAAGTCGAGCGCCGCAAGCGCACACGGCACCTGATTGAACTGGGCGGCCTCGTCGTCAAAGCTGGTGTGGTGGGCCTAACCGGCGATGATCGCGCCATCATCCTCGGCGCATTGCTCTGGATGGCAGACAGGCTCAAAAGCAATCAAGGCGAACAGGCGCGAGTGCTCTGGGCCGCAAGGGGAAAGCAGGCGTTCGACATGGACTCGGCAACGCACGTACGCACAGATCGTTGA
- a CDS encoding response regulator transcription factor, which translates to MTPVRIALVDDHPVVLAGIRALLQGVPEVELVGEANTGATGLKAICDSSPDIAVIDLSLPDISGMELARQVSRQCPDVKIIALTVHEDRAYVHPVLEAGARGYLLKRSAGDELLRAIRAVNRGDLYLDPAIAEKAAMNAPEPALSEESDGGELSRREEDVLKLVAQGFSNKQIAGQLEVSVKSVETYKARASEKKGLHSRADIVRYGIKQGWLAAPN; encoded by the coding sequence ATGACGCCCGTTCGCATCGCACTCGTTGACGACCATCCCGTCGTGCTCGCCGGCATCCGCGCGCTGCTGCAGGGCGTGCCCGAGGTCGAACTCGTTGGCGAAGCCAACACGGGAGCCACGGGCTTGAAGGCCATTTGCGATTCCTCGCCGGATATCGCGGTCATCGATCTTTCGCTGCCTGACATCAGCGGAATGGAGCTTGCCCGTCAGGTGAGCAGGCAATGCCCTGACGTGAAGATCATTGCGCTGACCGTTCATGAAGATCGGGCCTATGTGCATCCGGTGCTTGAAGCGGGCGCGAGGGGATACTTGTTGAAGCGATCGGCCGGGGACGAACTGCTTCGTGCCATCCGGGCCGTAAACCGGGGCGACCTCTATCTCGATCCCGCGATAGCCGAGAAGGCGGCGATGAACGCGCCCGAACCAGCCTTGTCGGAAGAGAGCGATGGTGGCGAACTCAGCCGGCGGGAAGAGGACGTGCTTAAGCTCGTGGCTCAGGGCTTCAGCAACAAGCAGATCGCAGGACAGCTTGAGGTGAGCGTCAAAAGCGTGGAGACCTACAAGGCGCGAGCGTCGGAAAAGAAGGGGCTTCATAGCCGAGCGGATATTGTCCGCTATGGCATCAAGCAGGGCTGGCTCGCCGCGCCAAACTGA
- a CDS encoding ATP-binding protein, with product MRAIVIAELGSRLSSGSGRPKEGVWLFTALVLTAAIPVLLLGGWMAYITADQERSYARKAATEALTQVAHRIEGEISRELQVAETLASSAALDQGNLRDFYLEATRIVAARPLWETAALTKPDQEQVLNVLRPLGAPLGPVTDAESFNAVLRARKPVLGGLGPYQAAIGKQLVSLRVPVIRDGELRYVLTIGLLPDQIGTILGQAGLPAGWAGTVVDAKEKIVARTPDTKIAKAGATTPAVQEAMARGGSNSARTQTREGIDVETVHRVLAGTEGWSVHVGVPVSELNAPVSRSLRLLFGGTAASVGLAVALGLVIAREIAQRRRMEALQSAAALMDSEKRGALAIDAAELGTWRWDLSANEFSGCGRFCALLGLAGARSGETRWSADRIVALVEPPHRAALASFATDCLESGRSSSVEFPVQSDDRGEYWLRAAGRAEGPPNRRHVIHGVLADIDILKRAETERSHLLRRLASAQEEEQRRISRELHDQIGQTETGLSLGLKALEQGLAKGGNGEAATEQVRWLEQLAAQIGRDIHRTASDLRPTAIDDLGIFKAIEAYVAEWQERYGIRVDIQTFGRDDSLAPDVAAVLYRLVQEGLTNVLKHANASKVSIVLEKKSEGLALVLEDDGIGFDPEKVGRVASRGGRTSGLGLSGMKERVALLGGTIAVESAAGKGSTIFVQIPMEASEAVR from the coding sequence ATGCGCGCAATCGTGATTGCAGAATTGGGGAGCAGGCTTTCCTCGGGTTCAGGCCGGCCAAAGGAAGGCGTCTGGCTTTTCACGGCGCTCGTTCTCACGGCCGCCATTCCGGTCCTGCTTCTCGGGGGATGGATGGCCTATATCACCGCGGATCAGGAACGAAGCTACGCCCGCAAGGCCGCCACAGAAGCGCTGACGCAGGTGGCACACCGGATCGAAGGCGAGATTTCCCGTGAACTGCAGGTGGCTGAGACGCTTGCAAGCTCGGCCGCGCTCGATCAGGGGAATTTGCGGGATTTCTACCTTGAGGCAACCCGTATCGTGGCCGCCCGCCCGTTGTGGGAAACCGCCGCACTGACGAAGCCGGATCAAGAGCAGGTGCTGAATGTGCTGCGGCCGCTCGGCGCCCCGCTCGGACCGGTAACAGACGCCGAGAGCTTTAACGCCGTGCTGCGCGCACGAAAGCCGGTGCTCGGCGGGCTCGGTCCCTATCAAGCCGCCATCGGCAAGCAGCTCGTGTCCCTGCGCGTCCCTGTTATCAGGGATGGTGAACTCCGTTACGTCCTGACGATCGGCCTGTTGCCCGACCAGATCGGAACGATTCTCGGCCAGGCGGGACTACCCGCCGGATGGGCTGGCACTGTCGTTGACGCCAAGGAGAAGATCGTTGCGCGTACGCCCGACACGAAAATTGCCAAGGCAGGCGCGACGACGCCTGCCGTACAGGAAGCCATGGCGCGCGGCGGCTCGAACTCGGCACGAACGCAGACGCGTGAGGGCATCGATGTTGAAACTGTCCACCGCGTGCTCGCCGGCACGGAAGGATGGTCGGTCCACGTTGGCGTGCCGGTGTCGGAATTGAATGCGCCCGTATCCCGCTCGTTGCGGCTGTTGTTCGGTGGTACGGCGGCGAGCGTTGGCCTCGCCGTCGCGCTCGGTCTGGTGATCGCCCGGGAAATTGCCCAGCGCCGGCGTATGGAGGCGCTTCAGTCCGCGGCGGCGCTGATGGACAGCGAAAAGCGGGGGGCGCTCGCGATCGATGCGGCTGAACTCGGTACATGGCGCTGGGATCTATCCGCAAACGAATTCAGCGGCTGTGGCCGCTTCTGCGCGCTTCTGGGCCTGGCAGGCGCGCGATCGGGAGAAACCCGATGGTCGGCGGACCGGATTGTCGCGCTGGTAGAACCACCGCATCGCGCCGCGCTGGCTTCGTTCGCCACCGATTGCCTCGAGAGCGGCAGATCGAGCAGCGTCGAGTTTCCGGTTCAGTCGGACGATCGCGGAGAATACTGGTTGCGCGCGGCGGGAAGGGCAGAGGGGCCACCCAACCGACGTCATGTGATTCACGGCGTGTTAGCCGATATCGATATTCTCAAGCGCGCGGAGACCGAACGGTCTCATTTGCTTCGGCGGCTGGCTTCGGCCCAGGAAGAGGAGCAGCGCCGGATTTCGCGGGAGCTGCACGACCAGATCGGGCAGACAGAGACGGGACTGTCTCTCGGCCTGAAAGCGTTGGAGCAGGGATTGGCCAAAGGCGGCAACGGCGAAGCGGCGACCGAGCAGGTGCGATGGCTGGAACAGCTTGCCGCGCAGATCGGCCGTGACATTCATCGCACGGCGTCGGACCTGCGGCCGACGGCCATCGATGACCTCGGCATTTTCAAGGCGATCGAAGCCTATGTTGCGGAATGGCAGGAGCGCTACGGCATTCGTGTCGATATCCAGACCTTCGGGCGCGACGATTCGCTGGCTCCCGATGTGGCGGCAGTGCTGTATCGGTTGGTTCAGGAGGGATTGACCAACGTCCTGAAACACGCCAACGCGAGCAAGGTGAGCATTGTGCTTGAGAAGAAATCGGAAGGGCTGGCGCTGGTTCTCGAGGACGACGGGATAGGTTTCGATCCCGAGAAGGTCGGCCGGGTGGCGTCACGGGGCGGTCGGACATCGGGATTGGGTCTCTCCGGCATGAAGGAGCGGGTTGCCCTTCTCGGCGGTACGATCGCCGTCGAATCTGCGGCAGGAAAGGGAAGTACGATTTTTGTTCAGATTCCGATGGAAGCGTCGGAGGCCGTCAGATGA
- a CDS encoding DUF2934 domain-containing protein, with amino-acid sequence MADSRKMKITRRAYELWQQAGEPKDRDEEFYLQAERELNEAPENAITAKISPAPSQGRL; translated from the coding sequence GTGGCAGATTCCCGGAAGATGAAGATCACACGGCGCGCTTACGAACTGTGGCAGCAGGCAGGCGAGCCGAAAGATAGAGACGAAGAGTTTTACCTTCAGGCTGAGCGAGAATTGAATGAGGCTCCAGAAAATGCAATCACTGCAAAAATCTCGCCGGCACCGTCTCAAGGACGTCTCTAA
- a CDS encoding conjugal transfer protein TraD, whose amino-acid sequence MRKPRDFDGELKALQDKARDLKSRKVQQLGELVIATGADSLSVDELAGALIVLTETKDAGKREAWARRGAAFFQSRARRTAQAAERHTGGARAEPGGAQPSTGSKGAA is encoded by the coding sequence ATGCGCAAGCCACGGGATTTCGACGGGGAACTGAAAGCGCTTCAGGACAAGGCGCGCGACCTCAAGAGCCGCAAGGTGCAGCAGCTCGGCGAATTGGTCATCGCCACCGGGGCAGATAGCCTTAGCGTCGATGAACTGGCAGGTGCGCTGATCGTGCTGACTGAGACCAAAGATGCTGGAAAGAGGGAGGCATGGGCCAGGCGCGGAGCCGCGTTCTTTCAGAGCCGGGCGCGGCGAACTGCTCAGGCAGCTGAGCGCCACACTGGCGGCGCTCGAGCGGAACCGGGCGGCGCGCAACCGTCAACAGGCAGCAAGGGCGCGGCATGA
- a CDS encoding DUF6719 family protein → MRASKPGPGRGRISGTVVLRDAGGLAVLLMALFMAQPSFAQKLYAYEPLMMDPYSTIYVNDGSCSAGKVLKVQGAPRNQRRKKSCVPMSDLQGVPRSGSAK, encoded by the coding sequence GTGCGCGCAAGCAAGCCGGGCCCGGGCCGCGGACGCATCTCAGGCACTGTAGTCCTGCGCGACGCAGGCGGCCTCGCGGTGCTTCTGATGGCCTTGTTCATGGCACAGCCATCCTTCGCCCAGAAACTATACGCTTACGAGCCACTGATGATGGATCCGTACTCCACGATCTATGTCAACGATGGCTCCTGTTCGGCAGGCAAGGTTCTTAAGGTGCAAGGCGCACCTCGGAATCAGCGCCGCAAGAAGAGCTGTGTGCCTATGAGCGATCTGCAGGGCGTTCCGCGCTCCGGCTCCGCCAAGTAG